In Burkholderia sp. WP9, a genomic segment contains:
- the guaA gene encoding glutamine-hydrolyzing GMP synthase: MHDKILILDFGSQVTQLIARRVREANVYSEIHPYDVDASFIRDFAPKGVILSGGPSSVTETDTPRVPQAVFELGVPVLGICYGMQAMAEQLGGKVDIGHLREFGYAEVRARNHTSLLEGISDFTTPEGHGMLKVWMSHGDKVLEMPPGFALMASTESCPIAAMADEKRRFYGLQWHPEVTHTVQGRAMLERFVLQICGAQPDWEMGHYIDEAVAKIREQVGSEHVILGLSGGVDSSVAAALLHRAIGDQLTCVFVDHGLLRLNEAEQVMATFADHLGVKVIHVDASEVFLRKLAGVTDPEAKRKIIGAEFVEVFQTEAGKLTDAKWLAQGTIYPDVIESAGKGKKATQTIKSHHNVGGLPETLNLKLLEPLRELFKDEVRELGVKLGLPPAMVYRHPFPGPGLGVRILGEVKRDFADLLRRADAIFIETLRTFIDKETGKSWYDLTSQAFAVFLPVKSVGVMGDGRTYEYVVALRAVQTLDFMTAHWAHLPHELLGHVSNRIINEVRGINRVVYDISGKPPATIEWE; this comes from the coding sequence ATGCACGACAAGATTCTGATCCTCGACTTCGGTTCGCAAGTCACCCAACTGATTGCACGTCGCGTTCGCGAAGCCAACGTGTATTCGGAAATTCATCCGTACGACGTCGATGCGTCGTTCATTCGCGACTTCGCGCCGAAGGGCGTGATCCTCTCCGGCGGCCCGAGCTCGGTCACCGAAACGGACACGCCGCGCGTGCCGCAGGCCGTGTTCGAACTCGGCGTGCCGGTGCTGGGCATCTGCTACGGCATGCAGGCTATGGCCGAGCAGCTGGGCGGCAAGGTCGACATCGGCCACCTGCGTGAGTTCGGTTATGCCGAAGTGCGTGCGCGCAATCACACGAGCCTGCTCGAAGGCATCAGCGACTTCACCACGCCGGAAGGTCACGGCATGCTGAAGGTGTGGATGAGCCACGGCGACAAGGTGCTGGAAATGCCGCCGGGCTTCGCGCTGATGGCGTCAACGGAATCGTGCCCGATCGCGGCAATGGCCGACGAAAAGCGCCGTTTCTACGGCCTGCAATGGCACCCGGAAGTCACGCACACCGTGCAGGGCCGCGCCATGCTCGAACGCTTCGTGCTGCAGATTTGCGGCGCGCAGCCCGATTGGGAAATGGGCCACTATATCGACGAAGCCGTCGCCAAAATTCGCGAGCAGGTCGGTAGTGAGCACGTGATTCTGGGTCTGTCGGGCGGCGTGGATTCGTCGGTGGCGGCGGCGCTGCTGCATCGCGCGATCGGCGATCAGCTCACCTGCGTGTTCGTCGATCATGGCCTGCTGCGCCTGAACGAAGCCGAGCAGGTGATGGCGACCTTCGCGGACCACCTGGGCGTGAAGGTGATTCACGTCGACGCGAGCGAAGTGTTCCTGCGCAAGCTCGCCGGTGTGACCGATCCGGAAGCGAAGCGCAAGATCATCGGCGCGGAATTCGTCGAAGTGTTCCAGACGGAAGCCGGCAAGCTGACCGATGCGAAGTGGCTGGCGCAAGGCACGATCTATCCGGACGTGATCGAATCGGCCGGCAAGGGCAAGAAAGCCACCCAGACGATCAAGAGCCACCACAACGTGGGCGGCCTGCCTGAGACGCTGAATCTGAAGCTGCTCGAGCCGCTGCGCGAACTGTTCAAGGACGAAGTGCGCGAACTCGGCGTCAAGCTCGGTTTGCCGCCGGCCATGGTGTACCGCCATCCGTTCCCGGGCCCGGGTCTGGGCGTGCGGATTCTCGGCGAAGTGAAGCGCGACTTCGCGGACCTGCTGCGCCGCGCGGACGCGATTTTCATCGAGACGCTGCGCACGTTCATCGACAAGGAAACCGGCAAGTCCTGGTACGATTTGACGAGCCAGGCGTTCGCGGTGTTTCTGCCGGTGAAGAGCGTTGGCGTGATGGGCGACGGGCGGACTTACGAGTATGTCGTCGCGCTGCGCGCCGTGCAGACGCTCGACTTCATGACCGCGCATTGGGCGCATCTGCCGCATGAGCTGCTGGGGCATGTGTCCAACCGGATCATCAATGAAGTGCGTGGCATCAACCGGGTGGTGTATGACATCTCGGGTAAGCCGCCGGCGACGATCGAGTGGGAATGA
- the smpB gene encoding SsrA-binding protein SmpB produces the protein MSIIDNRKAFYDYSVEERYEAGLVLEGWEVKALRAGRGQIKEGYVVIKNNELFLIGTHISPLPEASTHINPDPVRTRKLLLHSEEISKLIGKVEQRGYTLVPLNFHYKGGRVKCEIGLAKGKKQHDKRETEKKRDWEREKARLMRSPS, from the coding sequence ATGAGCATCATCGACAACAGAAAAGCCTTCTACGACTACTCGGTCGAAGAACGCTACGAAGCAGGGCTCGTGCTCGAAGGATGGGAGGTCAAGGCGCTGCGCGCCGGGCGCGGCCAGATCAAGGAAGGTTACGTGGTCATCAAGAATAACGAACTGTTCCTGATCGGCACGCACATCAGCCCGCTGCCCGAAGCCTCGACCCATATCAACCCCGACCCGGTGCGCACGCGCAAGCTGCTGCTCCATAGCGAAGAAATCAGCAAACTGATCGGCAAGGTCGAGCAGCGCGGCTACACGCTCGTGCCGCTGAACTTCCACTACAAGGGCGGCCGCGTCAAATGCGAGATCGGTCTGGCCAAGGGCAAGAAGCAGCACGACAAACGTGAGACCGAGAAGAAGCGCGATTGGGAACGTGAAAAAGCGCGTTTGATGCGCTCGCCGAGCTGA
- a CDS encoding efflux transporter outer membrane subunit has product MMGLKLGACAAALALALLAGCTLDPHYERPAAPVAVAYPHGDGYESTSAAASSTSASSTGVTPPLAADTAWQSFFRDERLQRLISIALANNRDLRVAALNVAEYEAQYRITRAALAPSISASGSLTRERTQGVTSSVSDLNVGTTSWEIDFFGRLRSLKRQALENYLATDASRQSTQISLIATVATDYLTLLSDERLLQLTEDTVKADQSTYEVTKRVQELGNSSLLDVQQAENSLASAKASLAAYRRAVAQDRNNLVAVLGAPIPDDLPPARSFDDESMFADIGAGVPSLLLTRRPDIVQAEHALKAANANIGAARAAFFPKIELTATAGTSSSTLSGLFKAGTGAWAFAPSVSMPIFDYGSNKASLDVAKIEKQIEIADYENTIQTAFKEVSNALTARATYIDQVQADRDYVTSSQRYYTLAEARYKAGTDSFLTFLDAQRTLYTAQQQLATDTLSRQANLVTLYKVLGGGWEQAESIR; this is encoded by the coding sequence ATGATGGGACTCAAACTCGGTGCCTGTGCAGCGGCGCTCGCGCTCGCGCTGCTCGCGGGCTGCACGCTCGATCCGCACTATGAACGGCCCGCCGCGCCGGTGGCGGTGGCGTATCCGCACGGCGATGGCTACGAAAGCACGAGCGCCGCGGCGAGTTCGACAAGCGCGAGCAGCACGGGCGTCACACCGCCGCTGGCCGCCGATACCGCATGGCAAAGCTTCTTTCGCGATGAGCGTCTGCAGCGGTTGATCAGCATCGCGCTGGCGAACAATCGCGACCTGCGCGTGGCGGCGTTGAACGTCGCCGAGTACGAAGCGCAATACCGGATCACGCGCGCCGCGCTTGCGCCGTCGATCAGCGCGAGCGGCAGCCTGACTCGGGAGCGAACCCAAGGCGTGACGAGCAGTGTCAGCGATCTCAATGTCGGCACGACGTCGTGGGAAATCGATTTCTTTGGACGCTTGCGCAGCCTCAAGCGTCAGGCGCTGGAAAACTATCTCGCCACGGACGCGTCGCGCCAAAGCACGCAGATCAGTTTGATCGCGACGGTGGCGACCGACTACCTGACCTTGCTGTCCGATGAACGCCTGCTGCAATTAACCGAAGACACGGTCAAGGCGGATCAGTCGACCTACGAGGTCACGAAGCGTGTTCAGGAGTTGGGCAACTCTTCCCTGCTCGACGTGCAACAAGCCGAGAATTCGTTGGCGAGCGCGAAGGCCAGCCTGGCGGCTTACCGTCGTGCCGTCGCGCAAGACCGCAACAATCTGGTCGCTGTGCTCGGCGCGCCGATTCCCGACGACCTGCCGCCTGCCCGCTCATTCGACGACGAGTCCATGTTCGCCGACATCGGCGCGGGCGTGCCGTCCCTGTTGCTCACCCGTCGTCCTGACATCGTGCAGGCCGAGCATGCGTTGAAAGCGGCGAACGCCAACATCGGAGCCGCGCGCGCGGCGTTCTTCCCGAAGATCGAGTTGACGGCGACGGCCGGCACGTCGAGTTCGACGCTCTCGGGTTTGTTCAAGGCCGGCACGGGAGCATGGGCATTCGCGCCGAGCGTGTCGATGCCGATCTTCGATTACGGAAGCAACAAGGCATCGCTCGATGTTGCGAAAATCGAGAAGCAGATCGAGATCGCCGACTATGAAAACACGATCCAGACGGCCTTCAAGGAAGTATCTAATGCGCTCACCGCACGCGCCACCTACATCGACCAGGTGCAGGCGGATCGCGACTACGTCACGTCCTCGCAGCGTTACTACACGCTGGCCGAAGCGCGTTACAAGGCGGGTACGGACAGCTTTCTGACCTTCCTCGATGCGCAGCGCACGCTCTACACCGCGCAGCAGCAACTCGCGACCGACACGCTGTCCCGGCAGGCCAATCTCGTGACGTTGTACAAAGTTTTGGGCGGAGGTTGGGAGCAAGCCGAAAGCATTCGGTGA
- a CDS encoding type II toxin-antitoxin system RatA family toxin — MADVQKTVLIRHSAEQMFDLVTDVADYPNFLPWCGGVEIRRRDETGMEARIDINFKGIKQHFATRNSMERPTRIDMEFADGPFRKFTGFWRFTPLRADACKIEFALHYEFTNIILEKIIGPVFNHIANTFVESFVKRADQRYGKA, encoded by the coding sequence ATGGCAGATGTCCAGAAAACCGTGTTGATCCGCCATTCGGCGGAACAGATGTTCGACCTCGTCACCGACGTCGCCGATTACCCCAACTTCCTGCCTTGGTGCGGGGGAGTCGAAATCCGCCGCCGGGACGAAACCGGCATGGAGGCGAGGATCGATATCAACTTCAAGGGCATCAAGCAGCACTTCGCCACGCGCAACAGCATGGAGCGGCCCACGCGCATCGACATGGAGTTCGCGGACGGCCCGTTTCGCAAGTTCACCGGCTTCTGGCGCTTCACGCCGTTGCGGGCCGATGCCTGCAAGATCGAATTCGCGCTGCACTACGAATTCACCAACATCATTCTCGAGAAGATCATTGGGCCGGTGTTCAATCACATCGCCAATACGTTCGTCGAATCGTTCGTGAAGCGCGCCGATCAGCGCTACGGTAAGGCATGA
- the guaB gene encoding IMP dehydrogenase: MRLIQTALTFDDVLLVPAFSDVLPRDTSLKTRLTRNISLNMPLVSAAMDTVTEARLAIAMAQMGGVGIIHKNLTAAEQAREVAKVKRFESGVVRDPITVPPQMKVRDVIALSRQHGISGFPVVEGAQLVGIVTNRDLRFEERLDEPVRNIMTPRERLVTVKEGTPLAEAKALMHSHRLERVLVINDAFELRGLMTVKDITKQTEHPDACKDEHGKLRAGAAVGVGEDNEERVELLVQAGVDVIVVDTAHGHSKGVLERVKWVKQNFPQVEVIGGNIATAAAAKALVEYGADGVKVGIGPGSICTTRIVAGVGVPQVTAISNVSEALKGTGVPVIADGGVRFSGDVSKALAAGANAVMMGSMFAGTEEAPGDVFLFQGRQYKSYRGMGSVGAMKDGAADRYFQDNSANIDKLVPEGIEGRVAYKGSVNAILYQLIGGVRASMGYCGCRTIAEMNDKAEFVQITGAGLRESHVHDVQITKEAPNYHVD, translated from the coding sequence ATGCGTCTGATCCAAACAGCACTCACGTTCGATGACGTGCTCCTCGTCCCGGCTTTCTCCGATGTTCTGCCGCGCGACACCAGCCTCAAGACCCGGCTGACCCGCAACATCTCCCTGAATATGCCGCTCGTGTCCGCCGCCATGGACACGGTCACCGAAGCCCGCCTCGCCATCGCCATGGCGCAAATGGGTGGCGTGGGCATCATCCACAAGAACCTCACGGCTGCCGAGCAGGCGCGTGAAGTCGCCAAGGTGAAGCGCTTCGAGTCGGGCGTGGTCCGCGATCCGATCACCGTACCGCCGCAAATGAAGGTGCGCGACGTGATCGCGCTGTCGCGTCAGCATGGCATTTCGGGCTTCCCGGTCGTCGAAGGCGCGCAGCTGGTGGGTATCGTCACCAATCGCGACCTGCGCTTCGAAGAGCGTCTGGACGAGCCGGTGCGCAACATCATGACGCCGCGCGAGCGCCTCGTCACCGTCAAGGAAGGCACGCCGCTCGCCGAAGCCAAGGCGCTGATGCACAGCCACCGCCTCGAGCGCGTGCTGGTGATCAACGACGCATTCGAACTGCGCGGCCTGATGACCGTCAAGGACATCACCAAGCAGACCGAGCACCCGGACGCGTGTAAAGACGAACACGGCAAGCTGCGCGCGGGCGCGGCAGTCGGCGTGGGCGAAGACAACGAAGAGCGCGTGGAACTGCTGGTGCAGGCCGGTGTGGACGTGATCGTCGTGGACACGGCGCACGGCCACAGCAAAGGCGTGCTCGAGCGCGTCAAATGGGTCAAGCAGAACTTCCCGCAGGTTGAAGTGATCGGCGGCAACATCGCCACCGCGGCGGCTGCCAAGGCGCTCGTCGAATATGGCGCGGACGGCGTGAAGGTCGGTATCGGCCCGGGCTCGATCTGCACGACGCGGATCGTTGCGGGCGTGGGTGTGCCGCAGGTCACGGCGATCTCGAACGTTTCCGAAGCGCTGAAGGGCACGGGCGTGCCGGTCATCGCCGACGGCGGCGTGCGATTCTCCGGCGACGTCAGCAAGGCGCTGGCCGCCGGCGCGAACGCCGTGATGATGGGCAGCATGTTCGCCGGCACGGAAGAAGCGCCGGGCGACGTGTTCCTGTTCCAGGGCCGTCAGTACAAGTCGTACCGTGGCATGGGCTCGGTCGGCGCCATGAAAGACGGCGCGGCTGACCGCTACTTCCAGGACAACTCCGCGAACATCGACAAGCTGGTGCCGGAAGGTATCGAAGGCCGCGTCGCCTACAAGGGCTCGGTCAACGCGATCCTTTACCAGCTGATCGGCGGCGTGCGCGCCAGCATGGGCTACTGCGGCTGCCGCACCATCGCCGAGATGAACGACAAGGCCGAGTTCGTGCAGATCACGGGCGCGGGCTTGCGCGAGTCGCATGTGCATGACGTGCAAATCACCAAGGAAGCACCCAACTACCACGTGGACTAA
- a CDS encoding DMT family transporter produces the protein MQRGVVYGVLAGALWGMVFLVPRVLPDFSPLLLSAGRYTMYGVVSLAAALPMGRSLFKRLTREDLGALVKLALAGNLLYYLLLTAAVHLIGIAPASLIVGVLPVTVTLLGRRDHGAVPLARLAWPLTMVMAGIVCINIDVFTVADSTPVSVATKLLGLACAVGALGCWTWFAVENARYLQRQTHFSGNEWSVLWGVVTGALGAALWLVVAVLPSGGPQGELADGRWHSFWMLNLGLAIGASWLGNGLWNAASKRLPLTLSGQMIVFETLFALLYAFIYDERLPRPLELAAILLLVAGVCWSVRQHADDDTPDVTRIKDKPQVTAP, from the coding sequence ATGCAGCGCGGTGTGGTTTATGGAGTCCTGGCCGGAGCCCTATGGGGCATGGTTTTTCTGGTGCCGCGCGTGCTGCCCGATTTTTCGCCGCTGCTGCTGAGCGCCGGCCGCTACACCATGTACGGCGTGGTCTCGCTGGCCGCCGCGCTGCCCATGGGGCGCTCGCTCTTCAAACGACTGACCCGCGAGGATCTCGGCGCGCTGGTGAAGCTGGCGCTGGCCGGCAACCTGCTCTATTACCTTCTGCTGACGGCGGCCGTCCACCTGATCGGCATCGCGCCGGCGTCGCTGATCGTCGGCGTGCTGCCCGTCACGGTGACGCTGCTCGGCCGGCGCGATCATGGCGCGGTGCCGCTCGCCCGCCTCGCCTGGCCGCTCACGATGGTGATGGCGGGCATCGTCTGCATCAACATCGACGTGTTTACGGTCGCCGACAGCACGCCGGTGAGCGTCGCCACCAAGCTGCTCGGCCTCGCCTGCGCGGTCGGCGCGCTCGGCTGCTGGACGTGGTTCGCGGTCGAAAACGCCCGCTACCTGCAGCGTCAGACGCATTTCAGCGGCAATGAGTGGTCGGTTCTGTGGGGCGTGGTGACGGGCGCGCTCGGCGCGGCGCTGTGGCTCGTGGTTGCCGTGCTGCCGTCGGGCGGCCCGCAAGGCGAGCTGGCCGACGGTCGCTGGCACAGCTTCTGGATGCTCAATCTGGGCCTCGCGATCGGCGCGTCGTGGCTCGGCAACGGGCTGTGGAATGCCGCATCGAAACGGCTGCCGCTGACGCTCTCCGGCCAGATGATCGTGTTCGAGACGTTGTTCGCGCTGCTTTATGCGTTCATTTATGACGAGCGCCTGCCGCGCCCGCTAGAACTGGCGGCGATTCTGCTGCTGGTGGCCGGCGTGTGCTGGTCGGTGCGCCAGCATGCGGACGACGATACGCCCGACGTGACACGAATCAAGGACAAGCCGCAAGTGACGGCGCCTTGA
- a CDS encoding RnfH family protein, translated as MSARLSIEVCYALAGEQALIGVELPEGATLQQALDASGILRRFPQIDLATQKVGIFGKLKPLDAVLADHDRVEIYRPLLVDPKVSRQRRVEKTRKAGSIEGRRWQNKDSR; from the coding sequence ATGAGCGCGCGCTTGTCGATCGAAGTCTGCTACGCGTTAGCCGGTGAGCAGGCGCTGATTGGCGTGGAACTGCCGGAAGGCGCCACGCTGCAGCAGGCGTTGGATGCGAGCGGCATCTTGCGGCGCTTCCCGCAGATCGACCTCGCCACGCAGAAGGTGGGCATATTCGGCAAGCTCAAGCCGCTCGACGCGGTGCTGGCCGACCACGATCGGGTGGAGATTTACCGGCCGCTGCTGGTCGATCCCAAGGTGTCGCGTCAGCGCCGCGTCGAGAAAACCCGCAAGGCGGGCTCGATCGAAGGGCGCCGCTGGCAGAACAAGGATTCGCGGTAA
- a CDS encoding efflux RND transporter permease subunit, protein MAGFFINRPILAWVIAIVIMMIGGASIETLPVEQYPSVAPVSVQITATYPGASAETIATTVTQVIEQKLSGIDHLLYMSSTSSSSGQARITLTFQQGTNADIAQVQVQNKVEQASSSLPETVQEQGVQVAKAANAFLMIVSLSSSDGSMNSIDLGNIIATQIEDPLTQINGVGDVTLFGAQHAMRIWLDPVKLQAVGLTTADVTTAITNQNVQLSVGQIGGSPSTKTQAINATISASSLLTTPAQFGAILLRVNSDGSKVMLKDVARVEVGGDDYSTDSRLNGAPAASLAVKLASGANAMSVAKAVRAKLDELSGQLPRNVVVDYPYDTTPFVRISIEEVVKTLIEAVMLVFVVMYVFLQNLRATLIPTIVVPVALLGTFAVMSVVGFSINVLSMFGLVLAIGLLVDDAIVVVENVERLIAEEGLSPVEATRKAMKQITGALVGITTVLIAVFIPMAFFSGSTGAIYRQFSVTIVAAMLLSVFLALTLTPALCATLLRRNDVEHHAKRGVFGWFNRVLARGTDRYDSAVSRVIGNPMRYMVIYVLIAGVVALLFMKLPSSYLPDEDQGIIITSISAPVGTPAAQTLETVKKVEAYYLGLPQVDKIIALTGFSFNGSGQNNALAFVKLKDWSTRRGKDGSAAALIQHANMHFAATRDAQIFALNPPAIQELGTQSGLDFELEDRAGQGHDKLMAARQQLLALAARDSALSGMRPGGLDDTPQFHVDIDREKASALGLSIADVNDTLQTAFGSSYVNNYVDTGRIQKVYVQADAPYRMMPSDIGRWYVRSSTTSSSGSTTSTSTSSTSSSTSSSTTSGYDGEMVPFSAFATGKWTFGPPQIERFNRTLAMEMTAQTGANTSTGQAMDAVDALVKKLPAGYSIDWTGQSYQERIAGSQAIYLYAISLIVVFLCLAGLYESWSIPIAVILVVPLGVLGAVLGAHIRGLSDDIYFKVGLLATIGLSTKNAILIVEFAKDLQAQGRGLIEATIEAARLRLRPILMTSLAFIFGVLPLVISTGAGSASRHAIGTGVMGGMIAATFLAIFFVPVFFVVVRRLFGEHGDTKQQEGVE, encoded by the coding sequence ATGGCAGGATTTTTTATCAACCGACCGATCCTCGCGTGGGTCATCGCCATCGTCATCATGATGATCGGCGGTGCTTCCATCGAGACGCTTCCGGTCGAACAGTATCCGAGCGTGGCGCCGGTTTCCGTGCAAATTACGGCAACCTATCCGGGCGCCTCCGCCGAAACCATCGCCACGACCGTCACGCAGGTGATCGAACAGAAGCTGAGCGGCATCGACCATCTGCTCTATATGTCGTCCACCAGCAGTTCGTCGGGACAGGCGCGCATCACGCTCACGTTTCAGCAGGGCACCAATGCGGATATCGCGCAGGTGCAAGTGCAGAACAAGGTCGAGCAGGCCAGTTCGTCGCTGCCTGAGACGGTTCAGGAGCAAGGCGTGCAGGTCGCGAAAGCGGCCAACGCGTTCCTGATGATCGTGTCGCTGTCGTCGAGCGACGGCAGCATGAATTCCATCGATCTGGGCAATATCATCGCGACGCAGATCGAGGACCCGCTCACACAGATCAACGGCGTGGGCGACGTCACGCTGTTCGGCGCGCAACACGCCATGCGCATCTGGCTGGACCCGGTGAAGTTGCAGGCAGTCGGACTCACCACCGCCGACGTTACTACCGCGATCACGAATCAGAACGTGCAACTCTCGGTGGGCCAGATTGGCGGCTCGCCGTCCACGAAAACGCAGGCCATCAACGCGACGATTTCCGCATCGAGCCTGCTCACCACGCCCGCGCAGTTCGGCGCGATCCTGTTGCGTGTAAATAGCGACGGCTCGAAAGTCATGCTCAAGGACGTCGCGCGCGTCGAGGTGGGCGGCGACGACTACAGCACGGACTCGCGCCTGAACGGCGCGCCGGCGGCCTCGCTCGCGGTCAAGCTCGCGAGCGGCGCGAATGCGATGAGCGTCGCGAAAGCCGTGCGCGCCAAGCTCGACGAACTGAGCGGGCAATTGCCGCGCAACGTGGTGGTCGACTATCCGTACGACACCACGCCGTTCGTGAGGATCTCGATCGAAGAAGTGGTGAAGACGCTGATCGAAGCGGTCATGCTGGTTTTTGTCGTGATGTACGTGTTCCTGCAGAACCTGCGCGCGACGCTGATTCCGACCATTGTCGTGCCGGTCGCCCTGCTCGGCACGTTCGCGGTGATGTCGGTGGTCGGCTTTTCGATCAACGTACTGTCGATGTTCGGGCTGGTGCTGGCAATCGGCCTGCTGGTGGACGACGCCATCGTGGTCGTCGAAAACGTCGAGCGGTTGATCGCCGAAGAAGGACTGTCTCCGGTCGAAGCCACGCGCAAGGCAATGAAGCAGATCACGGGCGCACTGGTCGGCATCACGACGGTGCTGATCGCCGTGTTCATTCCAATGGCGTTCTTCTCGGGCTCGACCGGCGCGATTTACCGGCAGTTTTCCGTGACGATCGTCGCGGCGATGCTGCTTTCCGTGTTCCTCGCGCTGACGCTCACGCCGGCGCTGTGCGCCACTTTGCTGCGGCGTAACGACGTCGAGCATCACGCGAAACGCGGCGTGTTCGGCTGGTTCAACCGCGTGCTCGCGCGCGGCACGGATCGCTATGACTCGGCGGTCTCGCGCGTGATCGGCAATCCGATGCGCTACATGGTGATCTATGTGTTGATCGCGGGCGTCGTGGCACTCCTCTTCATGAAGCTGCCTTCGTCTTACCTGCCCGACGAGGATCAGGGGATCATCATCACCTCGATTTCCGCGCCGGTCGGCACGCCCGCCGCGCAGACGCTGGAAACCGTGAAGAAGGTCGAAGCCTACTATCTCGGGCTTCCGCAGGTCGACAAGATCATCGCACTGACCGGGTTCAGCTTCAACGGTTCCGGACAGAACAACGCGTTGGCGTTCGTGAAGCTCAAGGACTGGAGCACCCGGCGCGGCAAGGACGGCTCGGCGGCGGCACTCATCCAGCACGCCAACATGCACTTCGCCGCCACGCGCGACGCGCAGATTTTCGCGCTCAATCCGCCGGCCATTCAGGAACTCGGCACACAGAGCGGCCTCGACTTCGAACTGGAAGACCGCGCGGGCCAAGGCCACGACAAGCTGATGGCCGCGCGCCAGCAACTGCTCGCGCTCGCGGCCAGAGACAGCGCGTTGTCCGGCATGCGTCCCGGCGGTCTCGACGACACGCCGCAGTTCCATGTCGATATCGACCGTGAGAAGGCGAGCGCGCTCGGGCTGTCCATTGCCGATGTGAACGACACGTTGCAGACGGCGTTCGGTTCTTCATATGTGAACAACTATGTCGATACGGGGCGCATTCAAAAGGTCTACGTCCAGGCCGACGCGCCATACCGGATGATGCCGTCGGACATCGGCCGATGGTATGTGCGCTCGAGCACCACGAGCAGTTCGGGCAGCACCACTTCGACGAGCACCAGCTCGACCAGCAGCTCAACTAGCAGTTCAACCACCAGCGGCTACGACGGCGAGATGGTGCCCTTCTCCGCCTTCGCCACCGGCAAATGGACCTTCGGGCCGCCGCAGATCGAGCGCTTTAATCGCACGCTGGCAATGGAAATGACCGCGCAAACCGGTGCAAATACAAGCACCGGCCAGGCGATGGACGCGGTCGATGCGCTCGTCAAGAAACTGCCCGCGGGCTACAGCATCGACTGGACCGGGCAATCGTATCAGGAGCGCATAGCCGGCTCGCAAGCGATCTATCTTTACGCGATTTCGCTGATCGTGGTGTTCCTCTGTCTTGCCGGCCTGTATGAAAGCTGGTCCATTCCGATCGCGGTGATTCTAGTGGTGCCGCTCGGCGTGCTCGGTGCGGTGTTGGGCGCGCATATCCGCGGGCTCTCCGACGACATCTATTTCAAGGTCGGCCTGCTCGCGACCATTGGCTTGTCCACCAAGAACGCAATCCTGATCGTCGAATTCGCCAAGGATCTGCAGGCGCAGGGGCGCGGGCTGATCGAAGCCACCATCGAGGCCGCGCGGTTGCGGTTGCGGCCGATTCTGATGACCTCGCTCGCCTTCATATTCGGCGTCCTGCCGCTCGTGATCAGCACGGGCGCCGGCTCGGCGAGCCGTCATGCAATCGGCACCGGCGTGATGGGCGGGATGATCGCCGCCACGTTCCTTGCGATCTTTTTCGTGCCGGTTTTCTTCGTCGTCGTGCGACGCCTGTTCGGCGAGCACGGCGACACCAAGCAACAGGAAGGTGTTGAATGA